The Oncorhynchus tshawytscha isolate Ot180627B linkage group LG08, Otsh_v2.0, whole genome shotgun sequence genome window below encodes:
- the golga5 gene encoding golgin subfamily A member 5 has product MSWLADLAGKAEDFLNKVDAGAASLTKPQGRTSSFSSAYDAPDSTETSQYSSTGYSNNTSETQQHPYGNSTSHNASGSGFITAAAGNIKKSKGSLLTSSATVSTTSTLPLGSSSTASSSSSIKPSSSFVRPSKKSQSEQDVDDDLLFDFLNSSDPPAANERREVRPRDPLRVSPEGSGSPQPAPPVSAAAPIMVPSAPSTPPSLRGMSRTSSYSSLSTSTHSAKTGGSEDGSAKESQDTPDGSDSGLAVPQSITYLSESPATYEAPPPALAPPPIEEQQSQMMSSLRLENQLLRSEVTSLNQELASIIQRAKDTQEELNQARLRTEKWNSDQSRTDRTVRELRSQVDDLTEALGAKDGQLAVLKVRLDEADQLLKSRSSALEEAQTERSRILQDHTEGSSMQSQAMTTMQERLREADMALRREQDGYRQMQSEFAVRLSKVEAERQTLAEAVTGAERRASDDKHRVEDLQQQMRSARNAAETAKQELQDYKSKASRILQSKEKLISSLKEGSGLDGLEGGGAGVLELEELRHEKELQRDEIQKLQGQMQTLRAEIQDLEVAALTEAETWREQQLENQEQQARQTRAKQEVEAEVERYKQELQYVEEENHRAKTTLQSRIKDREDEIQKLRNQLTNKALSSSSQVELESRLHQLTETLIQKQTMLESLGTEKSSLVFQLERLETQLKSVQGGGGQTGGPAINMSSMESPGTRQRNAPILFNDHDSPGVYGQVRKAASTIDRFSIRLGIFLRRYPMARVFVILYMALLHLWVMIVLLTYSPEMHEIHDHPAGT; this is encoded by the exons ATGTCTTGGTTGGCTGACCTGGCAGGGAAAGCTGAAGACTTCCTGAATAAAGTGGATGCAGGAGCTGCCAGCCTGACCAAACCCCAAGGCcgcacctcctccttctcctcagccTACGATGCTCCTGACTCCACTGAAACCTCTCAGTACAGTAGCACCGGCTACAGCAACAACACATCAGAGACACAGCAACACCCCTATGGGAACTCCACCTCCCACAACGCATCAGGATCTGGTTTCATTACTGCAGCTGCTGGCAACATAAAAAAATCCAAAGGTTCCCTGTTGACTAGCTCAGCCACAGTCTCCACTACCAGCACCCTTCCCCTGGGGTCTTCCAGCACTGCCTCCTCCTCCAGCTCCATCAAACCCTCCTCCAGCTTTGTGAGGCCCAGTAAGAAGAGTCAGAGTGAGCAAGATGTAGATGATGACCTGTTGTTTGACTTCCTTAACAGCTCAGACCCTCCGGCGGCCAACGAGAGGCGGGAGGTCAGACCAAGAGATCCTCTCAGAGTATCTCCTGAAGGATCAGGCTCCCCACAGCCAGCACCTCCTGTCTCGGCTGCTGCCCCCATCATGGTCCCCTCAGCCCCCTCCACGCCCCCCTCCCTACGGGGCATGTCGCGAACCTCCAGCTACAGCTCTCTGTCCACCAGTACTCACAGTGCCAAAACAGGGGGTTCGGAGGATGGCTCTGCCAAAGAAAGTCAAG ACACACCTGATGGTTCTGACTCTGGGTTGGCTGTTCCCCAGTCTATCACCTACCTATCAGAGTCTCCGGCCACATACGAGGCCCCTCCCCCAGCCCTGGCCCCGCCCCCTATAGAGGAGCAGCAGAGTCAGATGATGTCCAGTCTGCGTTTGGAGAACCAGCTactgaggtcagaggtcacctcCCTCAACCAGGAACTGGCATCCATCATCCAGAGAGCCAAAGACACTCAGGAGg AATTGAACCAGGCACGGTTACGCACAGAGAAGTGGAATTCAGACCAGTCTCGCACAGACCGCACAGTCAGGGAGCTGCGGTCGCAGGTTGATGACCTCACAGAGGCCCTCGGTGCTAAGGACGGGCAGTTGGCCGTGCTAAAAGTCAGGCTGGATGAGGCAGATCAGTTACTGAAGTCACGGAGCTCTGCTCTGGAGGAGGCACAGACTGAGAGGTCCCG GATCCTCCAGGACCACACAGAAGGAAGCAGTATGCAGTCCCAGGCCATGACGACCATgcaggagagactgagggaggcagACATGGCTCTACGCAGGGAACAGGATGGCTATAGACAGATGCag AGTGAGTTTGCGGTGCGGCTATCCAAGGTGGAGGCTGAGAGGCAGACGCTAGCGGAGGCAGTGACGGGCGCAGAGAGACGGGCTTCGGATGACAAGCACCGGGTCGAGGACCTCCAACAGCAGATGAGGAGTGCCCGGAACGCAGCCGAGACTGCCAAGCAGGAGTTACAGGACTATAAAAGCAAAGCCTCCCGCATActacag TCCAAAGAGAAGCTGATCAGCAGCCTGAAGGAGGGGTCAGGCTTGGATGGTCTGGAAGGAGGAGGAGCCGGAGTTTTGGAGCTGGAGGAGCTTAGACATGAGAAGGAGCTGCAGAGAGACGAGATCCAGAAACTACAGGGACAGATGCAGACGCTCCGAGCTGAGATACAA GACTTGGAGGTAGCGGCCCTGACTGAGGCAGAGACGTGGCGAGAGCAGCAGCTGGAGAACCAGGAGCAACAGGCCCGACAGACCAGAGCCAAGCAGGAAGTGGAGGCCGAGGTGGAGCGCTACAAACAG gagctacagtatgtagaggaGGAAAACCACCGTGCCAAGACAACACTGCAGAGTCGCATCAAGGATCGGGAAGATGAGATCCAGAAACTCAGAAACCAG CTGACCAATAAGGCTCTGAGCAGCAGTAGCCAGGTGGAGCTAGAGAGCAGGTTACACCAGCTGACGGAGACTCTGATCCAGAAACAGACCATGTTGGAGTCCCTGGGAACAGAGAAGAGCTCACTGGTCTTTCAGCTAGAGAGGCTGGAGACCCAGCTGAAGAGCGTccagggaggaggagggcagaCCGGGGGGCCGGCCATTAACATGAGCAGCATGGAGAGCCCAG GAACACGACAGAGGAATGCACCAATCCTGTTCAACGACCACGACAGTCCAGGAGTGTATGGCCAGGTACGCAAGGCAGCCAGCACCATCGACCGGTTCAG CATCCGGTTAGGAATCTTCCTGAGACGCTACCCCATGGCTCGGGTTTTTGTAATACTGTATATG gcaCTACTGCACCTATGGGTCATGATTGTTCTGTTGACCTATTCTCCAGAGATGCATGAGATCCACGACCATCCTGCAGGGACATAG